A single region of the Musa acuminata AAA Group cultivar baxijiao chromosome BXJ1-11, Cavendish_Baxijiao_AAA, whole genome shotgun sequence genome encodes:
- the LOC135597595 gene encoding protein CANDIDATE G-PROTEIN COUPLED RECEPTOR 7-like, which translates to MGPLRSFKPYVVYCLLFFSLVPLSLSEIKHIHIVSDSRPLILFEQFGYSRGGHAVVSVHGASWKPPPQAKDYNVDLSTMGFFLVPVTHFPLLANESEHAVRYCPLSSHFVTSVLRFKDLGTDASLSRSVDIEDPDEYSLLFGSCNAGVETTMDVRTEMYNMDGSTKDYLPAGRKPLPKMYFTFSVVYLVFLLAWAVVCIKERATVDKIHVAMGALLLFKGLKLLCAAEDLWYVKKTGTPHGWDVAFYVFGFFKGVLLFTVIVLIGTGWSFLKPYLQEREKNVLKIVIPMQVIENIASVVIGETGPTKKDWLTWNQIFLLVDIICCCAVFFPIIWSIRSLREASKTDGKAARNLEKLNLFKQFYLVVVSYLYFTRIIVPASGRLLNYRYHWCAYAAMEGASFAFYVFVFHNFRPVEKNPYLFVGDEEEEAAAGVLEMEEEAFEL; encoded by the exons ATGGGACCTCTCCGTTCCTTCAAGCCATATGTTGTCTACTGCCTCCTGTTCTTCTCCCTCGTCCCCTTGTCTCTCTCCGAGATCAAGCACATCCACATCGTGTCGGACTCGAGGCCTCTCATCCTCTTCGAGCAATTTGGCTATTCTCGCGGCGGCCATGCCGTCGTCTCCGTCCATGGCGCCTCGTGGAAGCCGCCTCCCCAAGCGAAGGACTACAACGTGGACCTTTCCACGATGGGCTTCTTCCTCGTCCCCGTTACGCACTTCCCCCTTCTCGCCAACGAGTCGGAGCACGCCGTCCGCTACTGCCCCCTCTCCAGCCACTTCGTGACGTCCGTTCTCAGGTTCAAGGACCTCGGGACCGACGCCAGCCTCAGCCGGTCGGTCGACATCGAGGATCCCGACGAGTACAGCCTCCTGTTCGGCAGTTGCAACGCCGGCGTCGAGACCACCATGGACGTGCGGACCGAGATGTACAACATGGACGGCAGCACCAAGGACTACCTACCGGCGGGGAGGAAGCCACTGCCGAAGATGTACTTCACGTTCTCCGTGGTCTACCTGGTGTTCCTACTGGCATGGGCTGTCGTCTGCATCAAGGAGCGGGCAACGGTGGACAAGATCCACGTCGCGATGGGGGCGTTGCTACTGTTCAAGGGTCTCAAGCTGCTTTGCGCCGCCGAGGACTTGTGGTACGTGAAGAAGACGGGGACGCCGCATGGCTGGGACGTCGCCTTCTACGTGTTTGGGTTCTTCAAGGGGGTGTTGCTTTTCACGGTGATCGTCCTCATCGGCACCGGGTGGTCCTTCTTGAAGCCATACTTGCAG GAGCGAGAGAAGAATGTTCTAAAGATCGTGATCCCGATGCAAGTCATCGAGAACATCGCTTCGGTCGTGATCGGCGAGACCGGGCCGACGAAGAAGGATTGGCTGACGTGGAACCAAATCTTCCTGTTGGTGGACATCATCTGCTGCTGCGCCGTCTTCTTCCCCATCATATGGTCCATTCGGAGCCTCCGAGAGGCTTCCAAGACCGACGGCAAGGCGGCGAGGAACCTGGAGAAGCTCAACCTCTTCAAACAGTTCTATCTGGTGGTCGTGAGCTATCTATACTTCACAAGAATCATAGTCCCTGCATCTGGAAGGCTGCTTAATTACAGATACCACTGGTGTGCTTACGCAGCCATGGAGGGCGCAAGCTTCGCCTTCTACGTCTTCGTCTTCCACAATTTCCGGCCGGTGGAGAAGAACCCCTACCTTTTTGTtggggacgaggaggaggaagccgCTGCAGGAGTTTTGGAGATGGAAGAAGAGGCCTTCGAGCTTTGA
- the LOC135597594 gene encoding E3 ubiquitin-protein ligase WAV3-like, which yields MGSMWRKAKRAMGFNLCVHVPRAMGEEEEDDGCRLAGLGYGRRASDAAATAMSSPAGSSGASEFLALMPSTPTPSSGGLRLPKSGIRSSKKTCAICLGSMKVGDGHALFTAECSHKFHFHCITSNVKHGNYVCPLCKATWKEIPFQGSLSSEHPHGRARVNPVNWPQEEGRVAVVHRLPPAESANRRHHQFSSGFRGAEPTNFNDDEPLDILSETARSSQQNCPKIVEVNTHPEFSAIQQSASLEDFAVLIHLKAPHVSMKLSPSRNLIASSTVPQNSRAPIDLVTVLDVSGSMAGTKLALLKRAMSFVIQNLGPSDRLSVIAFSSTARRLFHLCRMSDSGRQQALQAVNSLVSSGGTNIAEGLRKGVKVIEERKEKNSVCSIILLSDGRDTYTFSSSASGAQLSELNYKSLVPSSILGGTAIPVHTFGFGVDHDSAAMHTIATVSGGTFSFIESEVLIQNAFAQCIGGLLSVVVQEMWLDVECMHPGVRLAPIKSGSYRNQLSSDARTGFIYVGDLYADEERDFLVSVNVPPHMEEILLLKVASAYRDPISNDIVHLEVKEVRIQRPEVVLFQTPSIEVDRERNRIQTAEAISDARAAAERGALSDAVSILEQRRKILSESLAAQSNDRLCLALDAELREMQGRMASRQRYEASGRAYVLSGLSSHSSQRATMRGDSTYSETLIHAYQTPLMVDMLRRSQTSCYSARSPAPPMHPTRSIPSQLQPR from the exons ATGGGGAGTATGTGGAGGAAGGCGAAGAGGGCAATGGGGTTCAACCTCTGCGTCCACGTCCCGCGAGCAatgggcgaggaggaggaggacgacgggtGCCGGCTCGCTGGGCTGGGTTACGGACGGAGGGCCTCCGACGCCGCTGCGACTGCGATGTCGTCCCCGGCGGGGTCTTCGGGGGCATCGGAGTTCCTAGCGTTGATGCCGTCGACTCCCACGCCGTCTTCGGGAGGCCTCCGGCTACCTAAATCCGGCATCAGATCGTCAAAG AAAACATGTGCTATTTGTCTTGGATCCATGAAAGTGGGAGATGGTCATGCACTCTTCACTGCTGAGTGCTCCCACAAGTTCCATTTTCATTGCATCACCTCAAATGTGAAGCATGGGAACTACGTCTGCCCACTTTGCAAAGCCACTTGGAAAGAGATCCCCTTCCAAGGCTCCCTATCTTCTGAGCATCCTCATGGGAGAGCCAGAGTAAACCCAGTCAATTGGCCCCAGGAAGAAGGCCGTGTAGCTGTCGTGCACCGGCTTCCTCCTGCAGAGTCTGCAAACAGGCGGCACCATCAGTTTTCTTCTGGCTTTCGTGGTGCAGAACCAACCAATTTTAATGATGATGAGCCTCTAGATATTCTATCTGAAACAGCTAGAAGTTCCCAACAAAATTGTCCTAAGATAGTAGAGGTCAACACACATCCTGAATTCTCAGCTATTCAGCAATCAGCATCACTGGAGGATTTTGCTGTCCTGATCCATTTGAAGGCTCctcatgttagcatgaaactgAGTCCTAGCAGGAATCTCATCGCAAGCTCTACAGTGCCACAAAACTCTCGTGCTCCGATAGACCTGGTCACTGTGCTTGATGTCAGCGGCAGCATGGCTGGCACAAAGTTGGCACTTCTTAAGCGTGCCATGAGTTTTGTGATCCAAAACCTTGGGCCATCTGATCGCCTTTCAGTCATTGCCTTCTCATCAACTGCACGCCGACTCTTCCATCTGTGTCGGATGTCTGACTCTGGTAGACAGCAGGCTTTGCAGGCTGTCAATTCTCTGGTGTCCAGTGGTGGAACAAACATTGCAGAAGGCCTCAGGAAAGGAGTCAAGGTGATTGAGGAACGGAAGGAGAAGAATTCAGTGTGCAGCATCATCCTTCTCTCTGATGGCCGGGACACTTACACTTTCTCCTCAAGTGCTAGTGGAGCACAGCTTTCAGAACTGAACTACAAATCACTTGTTCCGTCCTCAATTCTTGGTGGCACAGCAATACCGGTCCATACCTTTGGTTTTGGTGTGGACCATGATTCTGCTGCCATGCACACAATTGCAACAGTTTCTGGAGGAACTTTCTCTTTTATTGAATCTGAAGTTCTCATTCAGAATGCCTTTGCACAATGCATTGGTGGCCTCCTGAGTGTGGTTGTGCAAGAGATGTGGTTGGATGTGGAGTGTATGCATCCCGGTGTGCGGCTTGCTCCCATCAAATCAGGTAGCTATAGAAATCAGTTGTCAAGTGATGCTCGCACTGGATTCATCTATGTAGGTGACCTTTATGCTGATGAAGAGAGGGATTTCCTGGTTTCTGTAAATGTTCCACCCCACATGGAAGAGATCTTACTCCTTAAGGTGGCCTCTGCCTACAGAGATCCAATCTCAAATGATATTGTTCATTTGGAGGTTAAAGAAGTGAGAATTCAGAGGCCAGAAGTTGTTTTGTTCCAAACTCCCTCAATTGAGGTTGACCGTGAAAGGAACCGGATCCAAACTGCTGAGGCAATATCAGATGCAAGGGCTGCTGCAGAGCGAGGTGCCCTCTCTGATGCGGTTTCAATATTAGAGCAGCGTCGAAAGATACTCTCCGAGTCCCTGGCAGCACAATCAAATGACCGACTTTGCTTAGCTCTGGATGCGGAACTGAGAGAGATGCAAGGTAGGATGGCAAGCCGGCAGAGATACGAAGCTTCAGGGCGTGCTTATGTGCTGTCAGGACTGAGCTCACACTCGTCACAGAGAGCAACCATGCGTGGGGACTCGACCTACAGTGAAACTCTCATCCATGCTTATCAGACACCATTGATGGTTGACATGCTACGTCGTTCACAGACATCGTGCTACTCAGCTCGGTCTCCTGCTCCTCCGATGCATCCTACAAGGTCCATCCCTTCGCAACTACAGCCAAGGTAA
- the LOC103972038 gene encoding cyclin-dependent kinase inhibitor 4-like, whose amino-acid sequence MGKYLRKAKVSGEAAVMEVSHHSSLGVRTRARSLAAATAQDSSRAYLELRSRRLEKPLSPPPSCNSEKPGPDPRVDFRSPGSVSTSRCSAVAADTEVSFRETILESGARDSYDRETIPCSLIRDRDPTSRSTISAVTVKQSSPTAHEMEEFFAAAEQLQQRIFLERYNFDPVTEHPLPGRYEWVKDDL is encoded by the exons ATGGGCAAGTATCTTAGAAAAGCCAAGGTCTCCGGCGAGGCCGCCGTCATGGAGGTGTCCCACCACTCCTCCCTCGGCGTCCGCACGCGTGCCCGGTCCCTCGCCGCGGCCACCGCCCAAGACTCGTCCCGCGCCTACCTCGAGCTCCGGAGCCGCCGCCTCGAGAAGCCCCTCTCGCCCCCTCCCTCATGCAACTCCGAGAAGCCTGGCCCTGACCCGAGGGTGGATTTTCGGTCACCGGGGTCCGTCTCGACGAGCAGGTGCTCGGCGGTTGCAGCGGATACCGAGGTGTCATTCAGGGAGACTATTTTGGAGTCCGGTGCGAGGGACAG CTATGATAGGGAGACCATACCTTGCAGTTTGATTAGGGACCGAGATCCTACAAGCAGATCTACCATTTCAGCAGTCACTGTTAAGCAGAGCAGCCCTACTGCTCATGAGATGGAAGAGTTTTTTGCTGCTGCAGAGCAACTCCAACAACGAATATTTTTAGAAAG GTACAACTTCGATCCTGTAACCGAGCATCCGCTGCCTGGCCGGTATGAATGGGTAAAAGATGACTTGTAG